A region of Vitis vinifera cultivar Pinot Noir 40024 chromosome 13, ASM3070453v1 DNA encodes the following proteins:
- the LOC100254321 gene encoding nucleolar GTP-binding protein 1, translating into MVQYNFKKITVVPNGKEFIDIILSRTQRQTPTVVHKGYSISRLRQFYMRKVKYTQQNFHEKLSTIIEEFPRLDDIHPFYGDLLHVLYNKDHYKLALGQINTARNLISKIAKDYVKLLKYGDSLYRCKSLKVAALGRMCTVIKRIAPSLAYLEQVRQHLARLPSVDPNTRTILICGYPNVGKSSFINKITRADVDVQPYAFTTKSLFVGHTDYKYLRYQVIDTPGILDRPFEDRNIIEMCSITALAHLRAAVLFFLDISGSCGYSIAAQAALFHSIKSLFMNKPLIIVCNKTDLQPLEGISEEDMKLVMEMKAEAMKTVIGEGGDPLNDEGVLLTMSTLTEEGVVSVKNAACERLLDQRVELKMKSKKMNDCLNRFHVAVPKPRDQKERPPCIPQAVLEGMAKQQAAEKEKRKLERDLEEENGGAGVYSASLKKHYILNNDDWKEDIMPEILDGHNVYDFIDPDVLQRLEELEREEGLRAEEEDDDFEMDGKELTLEEQEALAEIRKKKSLLIQQHRIKKSTAESRPTVPRKFDKERKFTSERMGRQLSALGLDPTLAINRARSKSRGRKRERSLDRGGNDGDVVMDMDVDQPNKKLRARSRSLSRLRSMSRPPGEVVAGEGFKDSAQKVKALKLGKKSVKKRNKDARRGEADRVIPTLKPKHLFSGKRSIGKTGRR; encoded by the coding sequence atGGTGCAATACAATTTCAAGAAGATTACAGTGGTCcccaatgggaaagaattcatTGACATCATCCTCTCTCGCACCCAGCGTCAAACACCAACAGTTGTTCACAAGGGTTATTCCATTTCCCGCCTTCGTCAGTTTTACATGCGTAAGGTAAAATACACTCAACAGAACTTTCATGAGAAGCTTTCTACTATCATTGAGGAGTTCCCTCGGCTGGATGATATCCACCCATTCTATGGTGACCTTCTTCATGTCCTATATAACAAAGACCACTACAAGCTTGCTCTTGGCCAAATCAACACTGCAAGGAACCTTATCAGCAAGATTGCCAAAGATTATGTGAAGTTGTTGAAGTATGGTGATTCGCTCTATCGCTGCAAGTCTCTAAAAGTTGCTGCTCTTGGCCGCATGTGCACTGTGATAAAGCGGATTGCCCCTAGTTTAGCTTACCTTGAGCAGGTCAGACAACACTTGGCAAGGCTACCCTCAGTTGACCCAAATACCCGGACAATCTTGATTTGTGGCTACCCAAATGTTGGGAAGAGTTCATTCATTAATAAGATCACTAGGGCTGATGTGGATGTTCAGCCCTATGCATTTACTACGAAGTCACTCTTTGTAGGTCACACAGACTACAAATACCTAAGATACCAAGTGATAGACACACCAGGGATATTGGACCGGCCATTTGAAGACCGTAACATTATTGAGATGTGCAGTATCACAGCTTTGGCACACCTACGAGCTGCTGTCTTGTTTTTCTTGGACATCTCAGGTTCATGTGGGTACAGCATTGCTGCACAGGCAGCTCTTTTTCACAGCATCAAGTCTTTGTTTATGAACAAACCACTCATCATTGTCTGCAACAAGACTGACTTGCAGCCATTGGAGGGTATATCAGAAGAAGACATGAAGTTGGTCATGGAGATGAAAGCTGAAGCTATGAAGACTGTTATAGGTGAAGGAGGTGATCCTTTGAATGACGAGGGGGTGTTGTTGACCATGAGTACATTGACTGAGGAGGGGGTTGTTTCAGTGAAAAACGCAGCTTGTGAGAGGTTATTGGATCAGAGGGTGGAACTGAAGATGAAGTCTAAGAAGATGAATGACTGCTTGAATCGGTTTCATGTTGCAGTGCCAAAGCCCCGAGACCAAAAGGAGCGGCCACCCTGCATACCTCAGGCAGTTTTGGAAGGTATGGCAAAGCAGCAAGCAGCCgaaaaggaaaagaggaagCTTGAAAGGGATTTGGAGGAAGAGAATGGTGGTGCTGGTGTGTACTCTGCTAGTTTGAAGAAGCACTACATTTTGAATAATGATGACTGGAAGGAAGATATAATGCCAGAAATTCTTGATGGCCACAATGTTTATGACTTCATTGATCCTGATGTCTTACAAAGGCTTGAAGAGTTGGAACGGGAAGAAGGGCTTCGGGCAGAGGAGGAAGATGATGATTTTGAGATGGATGGGAAAGAGTTGACCCTGGAGGAGCAAGAAGCGTTGGCTGAGATCAGGAAAAAGAAAAGCCTGCTCATTCAACAGCATAGGATCAAGAAAAGCACTGCAGAGAGCAGACCAACTGTGCCTAGAAAATTTGACAAGGAGAGGAAGTTCACATCAGAGAGAATGGGGAGGCAGTTATCCGCTTTAGGGCTAGATCCCACTTTAGCTATTAACAGAGCCCGCAGCAAGTCAAGGGGCCGTAAGAGAGAGAGATCACTTGACAGGGGTGGTAATGATGGTGATGTTGTTATGGATATGGATGTTGACCAACCTAATAAGAAGCTGCGAGCAAGGTCTAGATCTCTGTCAAGGTTGAGGTCCATGTCACGGCCACCAGGTGAAGTTGTTGCAGGGGAGGGCTTCAAGGACTCTGCTCAAAAGGTCAAGGCTCTAAAACTTGGTAAGAAATCTGTCAAGAAGAGAAACAAGGATGCTCGTCGTGGGGAGGCAGATAGAGTTATTCCTACTCTGAAACCAAAGCATTTGTTCTCAGGGAAGCGGTCCATTGGAAAAACCGGTAGACGGTGA